Genomic window (Apodemus sylvaticus chromosome 22, mApoSyl1.1, whole genome shotgun sequence):
ATGTTAAGATGTGGTGACACCCCAGAGATGGGTTTGGAGCCCAGGACTTAAACCCACTGATGTTGCCTTACCTACTACTCAACTGGGATTTTTCTATCTGAGCGTGCAAGTTCTGATTTGCTAAACTAAGCATGCTCCATGAGCCCATCTCAATATTAGATGAGACAAGATGCAATAAATGTATGCATTGGACAGACAGGTCAGGTGGGTCCAGTATAAGCCCCCCTTTTTTATCAGTCATAGCCTTGTTCTAAGTCCAGAAGCACATGAATTACACATTTCTGCTTGCAAGCTGCTTTCTGTGGTTAATGTGAAATTACATGTATTGGACCTGTCTTGTTTACTCCCTCCCCAAGGCTTgatatttagtaatatttctcCCATTCATCCTCAAGTGAGATGCCCAGATCTCAGGTAATCACTGCAGCAACTCCAGGAGGTATGTGTTATAAGCTCTCCCATCACAGATCAGGACCAAAGATGGATGTAGAAGGATGAGGAGCATCTCCAAAGAGAGTCACAGCTCAGGGACAGCAGTATGGTGCAGGACCAGTGCGCTACAgatgaagtgtgtctgtgtgtgggctcctgtgtatgcatatgtgtgtgcatgcatgtgtgtctgcatgttcaGTGAGACCGTAtatgtgtagtatatatatatgcatatacatttgcttatacatatacatgtgtctgtatataaCTGAGTCTcgatttatgtatatatgtatataagtgtgtctggatatatgcatgtgtacatgaatgtctacatatatgtatatacgtatgtttgtgtaaatatgtgttggtgtgtgcaagcatgtatttctgtgtctgtgcatgtatgtttgggtAAATTGTGTCTTTTTGTGTATTCATGAGTttcagtgtatacatatatatgtgcatatgtgtatatgggtgtgtttgcatatgtacatgtatgtctcatatatgtctgtctgtctgtttatgcagccatgtgtgtacaagtatgtgcACTCTCACTAGAGTTTGGTAAAGAAAAACTATTGAGGATGTGCAAAATAGAGATTGCTTTTTTttgcaagacaaaataaaatatggttaGAAGCTTATTATCAGATTACAGAATTTAGGCGGTACACACTCAGTTTTTTCcaaaattgcatttttatattctatttttcaaattagATTATTTAATAATTAGTGATTTTTTATGATGATGCTCATGAATACTTTGGATGTATAACTTTAGCTAGAAAATGTTTAGTTGAGAATGGTCAAAGCCAGGTGACACATTTGAGAAATTTGagtgggcactggagagatgtctcagcagttaacagcactggccgctcttccagagggtctgggttcaggtcccagcacccacatgacagctcacaacccactgtaactccagttccaggtgatctggcccctctgtgcagacatacatgcaggcaaaacactaatgcacataaataaattcttaaaatgaaagaaaagcttgACCacctttagtttctgctttttGAACACTGAGGAAACAGGACTTCCTGACAAAGCATGCCCACATGTACCTTACCTGCTGTAGCTAGTGAGCATCTGAATACCAATCAGAACAGCTGAGGAATGTCACCTTTGTTTGTACTTCATTTTAACCAATTACATTTAAAAGCCACACAGGGCTGTAAGATACTGCACTGGGCAAATCATATCcaggaataaaaataatagataatagaGACATCTATaagagatcttttttaaaaattgctttttgtaTATGAATGGTTTACCTGTAATGAACATCTGTGTACCgcgtgcatgcagtgcccacaaaggccagaaggaggagtcatatcctctggaactggagttccagatagttgtgaacaaccatgtgggtactagggacagtgtcttccttgagaagagtagccagtgttgtTATcatctgaatcatctctctagccccaagagaTCATTTTTACAGTAAACCCAACAATATTATTTTTTGGAAGCCTGGTTTCTGCATCTTGGTCTTTCTTATCATTCTACCAGCTTGAAGCTAGATACTTCatctgttttatgaaaaatttggcATAGAGAGAAATTGAATCAATGTAATAGACAAATCTGGAGCAATAGTCACTTTGGATAATAGCTGTAACTCTGGAAATTTTaccatctctgtgtatgtgtatgtctatgtgcacgCGTACtgtatgtgtgaacttgtgtgtctgtgttcatctctatgtccatgtcggtggaagcaggagtttgacatgaggattcttcctcagtccctctgcTCTTAGTTTTTGTTGAGCTGTACTCTCTCTGAATCCAGTGCTCACCAAGCTATAAAACTGGCTTAGCATTGAGCTAGGGGCTCCTGCCTGATGCTAGggtctcttagttttcttttctattgctgtgttagaacactgaccaaaaaccatttcagaaaagccttgaTTTATCTCACTTTCAGATTACTGTCCATCATGAAGTGAAGACAGGGCAGAAACCCAGGCAGGAACGAGAAGGCAGCATCTCCTAATTCCTGATATGTACTGTTTGCTGGGTCCCTCACAATGCCATAGGGACTTTTGCATAAGAATTCCCCTGCTGTCCATAGTAGTCAGTTGGAATGTGCTTATGATTCCTATGCTGCTAAtttcaaaaaacccagaaagtagAGACCTCTGTCCATGAGCTGTGATATGGGGCTCTAGAATCTGTTTCCCTAACTGTTAGGGGCACTGCTGAGACCAAGACCTCCAGGTCACAGTCACATAGTTTATACTGTTCACCACTGTTGGTATTTGCCCAATTACTGCAACATCAGTGGCTTGCTTTACCTATATCcaggtggcctgccagggcaCCCTTTCTGTGATTGACCTCTTTGTCTCAGAGATGCAGTCTACAGGTAGACAAGAGTAGATTGTACCACTTAGGAAATGAACTATATCATTTAAGATGAataaagagattatttttattaaaatccaaacataaagaaaaatcaataaagcaacaatatgaaagaaaataaacaaataaaaggagatactttaaagaaataaaaacaggttAGGTGGGAACCACTGCTGATTACAAATCAGAAGATAATTGTCCTAGCTATATATCCACCTCAGGCAGTGGGAAAAAACATTCTGATTCACCTAATTGCACAACAGAATGTAGAAATAGGTGCCCAGAAGCTGAAACATTGGCACCCATgtctgcagacacatctgcagcCATATCTGCAGACACAactgcagacacatctgcagacacaaCTTCAGACACATCTGCGGCCATATCTGAGGCCATATCTGCAGACCCATCTGCAGATacatctgcagacacatctgcgGCCATATCTGCGGCCAtatctgcagacacatctgcagacacatctgcagacacatctgcgGCCATATCTGAGGCCATATCTGCAGACCCATCTGCAGATACATCTATAGGTGACTGTGTATCAGGTGATGTGGGCAGAGCTGGATCTGAACTTGGAAGCTGCACTGGACCAACTTCTGGCTCAAATGGTTCCAGAGGTGTTGTTTCCAAGAGCGCAGTGTCCTCTCGGGGTGGCAGGTCTCCCTGTGGCTCTGCCTCAGAAGCTGGCCTCACAGCCAGACTCTCTTGCATCACTGAGGCATCCTGCACTGGGAGCTCTGCTGGTGTTGCACAAgctaaagggagaaggagaagtgaTTTCAGTGAAGACCTAGGATGGTGTGAGTTTCCAAGATGGCATTGATGGTCATACAAGACCTTTTCATACCAGAGTATCCCCTGTCCTCTACTCACAGTGGGACATCTGACCTGActgttgtgcagccctggcttcagGCCAAAGCTCTGGAGAATTCCCTGGTGGAACCCATCACAAAAACTCCATCCTACCTTGCCAGGCAACCCACCCCAGGTCTCCTCACCTTTCTCAAGCTTTAGCTttttggcctcctcctcctccagaactGAGAGCAGCTCCGTGGCTCGGGCATGTACTTCTTCAGAAGGTACATTGAGCTTCATGTAGGTCATTAATCGCCTGACGAcggccatgtctgggtccttaCTAAAACTATCAGGAAATTTCTCAAACCAGTGGGATAGAAAACTGAATATGTCgctgtggggaagaggaggatggagggaagtGGAGTCAGAAGCCTGGCCTTGCTTCATCAGTGGAGCCGTGGCCCCCAACAGATGAGGCAGTAACTGCCACCCTGCCTACTCATAGGAATAGTGGTCAGGAGTGTGAGGTTATGTGGAGAGGGCTCCAGACACATTCTGTCTCTTGGATGAAAGATGGTGCTGGGCTTTAATGGTGATGGATTCAAACAGGACCCTTCAGATTCCATCCTTGCGTCTGCTCCTCAGAACCATGGAGTCCATTGGAGACCTCCATTTTTATCCACCAACAGGTGACCTCTCAAGTACCATCCCTCTAGTGGTGATCCACAAATCAGGGCACCTTTCAAGCCTTTAGCCCTCAGCACTAACCACAACCACCCCATGGTACACAAAGCTCCTTACCACCCTCCtccgcacacacaccacagatgggCCCttacctcccttttctctccccatcaTCGAGCACATCCCACTGCACAGATTGTCTCTTACCTCAATTTCACCTGAAACCCACTCACCTCTTTGTTTGCTGGTCCTCCAGTGAGTCAGGCTGGAAGGATGCATACCTGTGGCATTATATCAGGGTGTCAAACTTAAGGCCTTGTTTCCCCGACTACTAATAGATCTACGTGGAGCTACTTGAATCTGAAGAACCTAGAAAGGGAGTGGGGATCCTGGGtgctctctgccctgctctgACTTCCATGCTGAGGTCCTGTGCCATGAGATGTTCATTCAATGTGTGGAAGCCTCACTGCTCCCTACTAGGGCTCTTGCTCGGTTCCAGGCTTCTTGTGTGGTCCCACAGGGACCCTTGTATGGTTCCATTAATCCCATATAGGTCTGATAGGGCCTAGAACCTTTTATAAAAATGGGAAAGGATCTCTGCCCAAGGCACAAGTAAGGGCAGTGCTTGACACTCCCTGCTGACAGTGGAAGACACCAGGGGACCCCAACCCCACATGTGGCCATGTCACTTTGTAGGTTCAGTCCAGAACCAACACTGCCAGGGTACAATAAACCTTGTTCTGAGGGAGCACAGAGGCCTGAAGAAGAGCACATCCATCCTAAACCCATGTTGCCTGTAGCCACTCACATTGTCATTATCAGGTCCAGCACCTCCCAGGTGGTAACATACTTGTggtaaacagtaagaaaaatgcTGATCGAGAGGTGGTCGTTGTACCGAATTGCAGTTGGTAAATACGCTACCATTTGTTCAATATATTCTGTGGTTCTATAGTTGAACCTGGGGGGCTTGGGCAGAGagtctgtcttctttttattctgaGGACAGACCTAGGAAGGCAAAGGTGTTTAAATGTACAAACTCTGAGAGACAGCATCAATCCATTACTGTACACCGAAGAGTGAGCATAAAAGAATGTTCCTTAGTGtctcacaggaacacacaccCAGTCAGGGACCTCAGAGATTCAGGGGGACCAACCAGAAAGTTCCCTGCTAAAGGCTCTCGCCTGTTACCTCAGGATCCCTGGGGGATACGCGCCAGCAGTGTGTCAGAGGGCGTATCCAACGTCTCCAAATGTGGCCAAGGCGACCACTCTTAGCTTTTTTGTGGTCAGCGCCACTTGAACGCCAGAAACAAGAGAACATCCTTCTGTCTCAAGCACCTCCAGACAAATAAGTCAGGTAAGGCTACTGTTGGCCTCTGGTTACCTGGTAACCTGCATTCTGAGTTCCATCTGGACCGTTAAGTAAGTGAGGTCACTTCCTGAGGTCCTCCAGTGTGAACCCCTCATCATAGGTTTTCTCTAGTGGTTACCAGTACCGCAAACTGctgtcctttttctttctatgtGTACAATTTGACACAGTGGTGTCCATAAGCTCATGTCGCTACACTGTCCTGGGAAGCCTGGCATCAGAGTGAGCCTCAGTTTTGAGAAGGCAGGCAGAAGTTTCCAAACCATCCCTTCTGTATCACAAGCATCCCCAAAAAGCATTTTCCTCTTAGGGTCTTCTCACAATCCTGACCTGCTCCCTGAAGATGGGTTTCCTAGTATGTCATCATGTGTATATAATGACCAAAGCCCTCTACCTTGGAAACATCCTAATAGTGTTACAAGAGGTAAAGGCACACATGAGCACTTGTGcccattcacatacacatgtgcacacaaaaggctacacacacacacacacacacacacacacacacacacactcacaaacccaGGGACACACAGATCTTCCATTTACCTATGCCCAGGAACATGTCAGTGTAGAGCAGGCCATCCTAGGTGGGcataattattatgtggtggagGTTAGTGTTGGGGTAACAAACTTTAGCAAAGTGTATGTTTTCAATTTAATGTGACTTTCTCTTAGGGGAGTGATCAAGGCTCCTCTCTTTTTCTATGTGTCCTAGTGTTTGTCCCCCTTGGGCTTCCACAGGCAACAGAGTGCTTCTTCTTTGTTCC
Coding sequences:
- the LOC127673300 gene encoding clumping factor B-like codes for the protein MFSCFWRSSGADHKKAKSGRLGHIWRRWIRPLTHCWRVSPRDPEVCPQNKKKTDSLPKPPRFNYRTTEYIEQMVAYLPTAIRYNDHLSISIFLTVYHKYVTTWEVLDLIMTMYASFQPDSLEDQQTKSDIFSFLSHWFEKFPDSFSKDPDMAVVRRLMTYMKLNVPSEEVHARATELLSVLEEEEAKKLKLEKACATPAELPVQDASVMQESLAVRPASEAEPQGDLPPREDTALLETTPLEPFEPEVGPVQLPSSDPALPTSPDTQSPIDVSADGSADMASDMAADVSADVSADVSADMAADMAADVSADVSADGSADMASDMAADVSEVVSADVSAVVSADMAADVSADMGANVSASGHLFLHSVVQLGESECFFPLPEVDI